The DNA region CGCAGTACCCGCGCCTCGCCGGCCAGAGCGAGCGCTACATCGCCCACCAGATCGCGCTGTTCAAGAGCGGCGAGCGCAACACCGGCATGGCCGCGGCCATGAAGCCCTACGCCGACGCGCTGACCGCGCAGGACGCGCGCGACCTGGGCGCCTACTTCGCCACCCAGAAGTCGGGCGCCGGCGTGGCCGACGACACCGTGATCGCGACTGGCCCGAACAAGGACAAGAAGTTCTTCGAAGTCGGCCAGCAGCTGTTCCTGTCCGGCGACAAGGCGCGCGGCATCCCGGCCTGCATGGCCTGCCACGGCCCCACCGGCGCCGGCAACCCGGGCCCGGCTTACCCGCACATCGCCGGCCAGCAGGCCGTGTACTCGCAGCGCCGCCTGGAGGAGTACCGCGCCGGCACCACCACCCAGCGCGACCCGCACCTGTTCAACGTGATGGCGGCGGTGGCCAAGAACCTCAGCGACGAGGAAATCGGCGCGCTGGCCAGCTACCTGCAGGGCCTGCACGACCGCGCCGACGACGCCGACGTGGCCAGCGCTCCGGCCGCGGCGCCCGCCGCCCCGGCGGCCGCTCCGGCTCCGGCCGCGCCTGCCGCGGCTCCCGCCGCCGCGCCGGCCAAGCCCGCGACCGACGCCTGAGTCCCAAGCCTCAGTCGCAAGCGAAACGCCGGCCCCGAGCCGGCGTTTTCGTTTCCGGCCCCGCCCTGGGGCCGCTTAAAGGGAACTTCGGTATCGCGCGCCCGGTCACATCTGCGGCTACGGGGGATAGCCGCGGGCCGGTATGCTTGGCGCCGCGCCGCCGTCGGCGCCTGCCCCCGTCCCTCCGACCCGCTCCGCCGCGAGACCTTGCGATGACCCCACGCTTCCGTGCGCTCCGACCGATTCCGACCCTGGCCGCGCTGGCGCTGGTCGCGCTGCTGCCGCTGGCCGCCATGGCCGCCAAGGCGCCGCCGCCGCCGCAAGCCGGCGTGGACTACGTCGAGATCGAGGGCGGCCAGCCCTACGCGCCGGTGCGCGGCAAGATCGAAGTGGTCGAGGCCTTCGGCTACACCTGCCCGCACTGCGCGCACGCCCAGCCAGCGGTGGACGCGTGGAAGGCCAAGCAGGGCAAGGACGTGAACTTCGTGCCCGTGGCCGCGCCGTTCGGCGGTTACTGGAACCCCTACGCCCAGGCCTACTACACCGCCCAGTCCATGGGGCTGGTCGCCAAGACCCACAACGCGGTGTTCAACGCCGTGCACGAAGAGCGCAGCCTGCCGATCAACAACGCCTCGCCCGAGGAGATCGCCGGTTTCTACGCGCGCTACGGCGCCGACGCGGCCAAGTTCGCCGCCACCATGCGCAGCCCGGCCATCCAGGCGCAGATGGACCGCGCCCGCGACTTCCTGATCCGCAGCGGCGTGGACGCCACGCCGATGTTCGTGGTCGCCGGCAAGTACCGCGTGACCGGCCACAGCCTGGAAGACATCCTGCGCACCACCGATGCCCTGGTCGCGCGCGAGCGCGCCCAGGCCAAGGGCCGGCGCTGAGGCGCCCGCACGCCTACACTCCGCGTTCAGCGCATCGGCGGCTATGCTGGCCGCCCGCGCCCATTCCGGCGCCGCGGCGGCCCCGCCGTCCGCGCGCCTCACCCGATCCGATCCGTTTGTGGAGACCCGATCCATGATTTCGCGCCTGGCCCCGTCCTACCGCCACACCTTCCTGTTCGCGGCCGTATTCGCGCTGGCCGCCTGCTCGCAGCAGCAGGACGCCGCCACGCCGGCCGCCGACAGCGCCACCCCGGCAGCCAGCAGCGACGTCGCCGCGCCCGCCGCCACCACCGAGGCCCCGGCCGAAGCCGCGCCGATCGCCCCGGCCGCCGTCGCCACCCCG from Lysobacter silvisoli includes:
- a CDS encoding thiol:disulfide interchange protein DsbA/DsbL; this encodes MTPRFRALRPIPTLAALALVALLPLAAMAAKAPPPPQAGVDYVEIEGGQPYAPVRGKIEVVEAFGYTCPHCAHAQPAVDAWKAKQGKDVNFVPVAAPFGGYWNPYAQAYYTAQSMGLVAKTHNAVFNAVHEERSLPINNASPEEIAGFYARYGADAAKFAATMRSPAIQAQMDRARDFLIRSGVDATPMFVVAGKYRVTGHSLEDILRTTDALVARERAQAKGRR
- a CDS encoding c-type cytochrome, whose amino-acid sequence is MSQARVLGTVGLAVLAVVAVAYAQPTITPIPDKEPVQAAPLVEKPASWGDVKAGATKAGTCAACHGLDGNPTDPQYPRLAGQSERYIAHQIALFKSGERNTGMAAAMKPYADALTAQDARDLGAYFATQKSGAGVADDTVIATGPNKDKKFFEVGQQLFLSGDKARGIPACMACHGPTGAGNPGPAYPHIAGQQAVYSQRRLEEYRAGTTTQRDPHLFNVMAAVAKNLSDEEIGALASYLQGLHDRADDADVASAPAAAPAAPAAAPAPAAPAAAPAAAPAKPATDA